The DNA sequence TTACGGCGTGTGGCTTCACGACGCTTTTCACTGACCAGCGCCTGATAATAAGCCACGTCCGCTTCGGCCTGGTTCAACGCCTGCTGATAACGCGGCTGATCGACCACAAACAGGACCTGGCCTTTCTTCACCAGCTGGTTGTCACGTACGCGAACATCGGTAATCAGGCCGCTTACGTCTGGCGCAATGGCCACTACGTCAGCATTAAATTTAGCGTCTCGCGTCCAGGGGGATTCGGTGTAGAACACCCAGGCACGGAAGATAAGAAGAACCGCAATAATGACCAGAATGATGGTAATGGCGAACCGGGAAATTTTTCTTGTTAACGCTTTCACTATGACCTCAGACAAACAATCGGGAAACCAGGTAGAACAGGCAGCAGTAGAGAGCTGTATTAAACAATGCAGGATGCCAGACCAGGTCATAGATTCCGGTAGGCGTGATCAGACGTCGCACCAGCCAGAACAGCATCAATGACACAATGATTTCAAAGAATATGGGCGGGAAGGAAAGCCCAAAGATCACAATAACCGGAAGCACACTCATCTCTTATCCTTGTCAGTTTACCAGGCGCTCCGCTCGTCAAACGCAACAAACCACCTCCCTTGCAGGGCGGCTTCTGCTTTACAGGTTGATAATGTCAGATTGATTATCATCACCGGCGCTCTATGAATAATAGCGTATTCAGGAGCCAGCATAATGGCGAGTTGAGTTACGGAATGGTAACCCGGCAATGCTATAGTAACGCGGCTGACTATCTGTTTTCTACCAA is a window from the Pantoea sp. CCBC3-3-1 genome containing:
- the aaeX gene encoding p-hydroxybenzoic acid efflux pump operon protein AaeX; this translates as MSVLPVIVIFGLSFPPIFFEIIVSLMLFWLVRRLITPTGIYDLVWHPALFNTALYCCLFYLVSRLFV